In the Haloferula helveola genome, one interval contains:
- a CDS encoding TonB-dependent receptor: MKPPKPTIHAVVASALAAPLLAQDTLAPTIVDAERVDDDPAAVSVLSRDSLDIFQTESLSDLSGLVPGFHVVSSDSRGYGQVVAMRGSTNTLFFGPAALGMTIDDLPFSDAFTYPSELLKLDEVRVHRGPHGPYFGLNSPAGMLEMRTAAPGDTLHHELGVEYGSYNRFAARGLSSGPIGDNFAYSVQLFHDQRDGFIRNPLLGTETDDREATGGLFNLYWRPDPDTEVRLRLFAEHIDDGSQRLSRLDSPDPFTVTSDTPGRTDLERYQISLHTRKNLTAGTLETIHGFQTWELNPSTVDLDLANRFTPSPAFTGGFPVPVDATSAIYQTQDVFSNEIRFTSPEENSVRWQAGLFQMWTENSGVTQRSTIAPFGPMGFFVPILAENNTFEIEKLNLAAYGNVAWDITDVLTLDAGLRVDYHESEIARVQNAAAPVPGVTSIYGKQDEWFVSPVLGLTYSVTPAVDLFYRTSVGNKPGGYTAYSNDPRFVSFDRETNWSNEIGFEYDCPAYDLRFGLRAFYDQIDDYQFNQGSPFSTDFVILNAEEVTASGVEFDAAWAPVDGLTVRGSFGYTDVEFDSFRDPYTGTVFNGNTVPFVPEYTGSLGARYQFACGFYLGASARLVGRTHFDSANTPGFTQGSYVTCDAEIGYQAEHFSVALYGTNLLDESYYTFINPQIVAGSPGDPQQFGVRVSTTF, translated from the coding sequence ATGAAACCACCGAAACCGACTATCCACGCCGTCGTCGCCTCCGCCCTCGCCGCCCCCCTGCTCGCCCAGGACACGCTCGCCCCCACCATCGTCGACGCCGAGCGCGTGGATGACGACCCGGCCGCTGTCAGTGTGCTCTCCCGCGACTCGCTCGACATCTTCCAAACCGAATCGCTTTCCGACCTCTCCGGACTGGTCCCCGGCTTCCACGTCGTCTCTTCGGATTCCCGCGGCTACGGCCAGGTCGTCGCGATGCGCGGCTCGACCAACACGCTCTTCTTCGGTCCGGCCGCGCTCGGCATGACCATCGATGACCTGCCGTTCTCCGACGCGTTCACGTACCCCTCGGAGCTCCTCAAGCTCGATGAGGTTCGCGTCCACCGCGGCCCCCACGGCCCCTACTTCGGCCTCAATTCCCCGGCAGGCATGCTGGAAATGCGCACCGCGGCCCCCGGCGACACCCTCCACCACGAACTCGGCGTCGAGTACGGTTCCTACAACCGCTTCGCCGCCCGCGGCCTGTCGTCCGGCCCGATCGGCGACAACTTCGCCTACAGCGTCCAGCTTTTCCACGACCAGCGCGACGGCTTCATCCGCAACCCGCTGCTCGGCACCGAGACCGACGACCGCGAGGCGACCGGCGGGCTCTTCAACCTCTACTGGCGACCGGACCCCGACACTGAAGTCCGTCTCCGGCTTTTCGCGGAGCACATCGATGACGGCTCCCAGCGCCTGAGCCGCCTCGATTCCCCGGATCCGTTCACGGTGACGTCCGACACGCCCGGCCGCACCGACCTTGAGCGCTATCAGATCTCCCTTCACACACGGAAAAACCTCACCGCCGGCACGCTCGAAACCATCCACGGTTTCCAGACTTGGGAGCTCAACCCCTCAACGGTCGACCTCGACCTCGCCAACCGTTTCACACCGTCCCCAGCCTTCACCGGTGGTTTCCCGGTGCCGGTGGACGCCACCTCGGCGATTTACCAGACGCAGGACGTCTTCTCGAACGAGATCCGCTTCACTTCCCCGGAGGAAAACTCCGTCCGCTGGCAGGCCGGGCTGTTCCAGATGTGGACCGAAAACTCCGGCGTCACACAGCGCAGCACGATCGCGCCGTTCGGCCCGATGGGCTTCTTCGTACCGATCCTCGCCGAGAACAACACCTTCGAAATCGAGAAGCTCAACCTCGCCGCCTACGGCAATGTCGCGTGGGACATCACGGATGTTCTGACCCTCGATGCCGGCCTGCGGGTCGACTACCACGAGTCAGAGATCGCCCGGGTCCAGAACGCCGCCGCACCGGTTCCCGGCGTCACCTCGATCTACGGCAAGCAGGACGAGTGGTTCGTCTCGCCGGTGCTCGGCCTGACGTACTCGGTCACTCCCGCGGTTGATCTCTTCTACCGCACCTCGGTCGGCAACAAGCCGGGCGGCTACACCGCCTACAGCAATGATCCGCGCTTCGTTTCCTTCGACCGCGAGACCAACTGGTCGAACGAGATCGGCTTCGAATACGACTGCCCGGCCTACGACCTGCGCTTCGGCCTGCGGGCGTTCTACGACCAGATCGACGACTACCAATTCAACCAAGGCTCGCCGTTCTCCACCGACTTCGTGATCCTGAATGCCGAGGAAGTCACTGCCTCGGGTGTCGAGTTCGACGCCGCCTGGGCCCCGGTTGACGGCCTGACCGTCCGCGGCTCGTTCGGCTACACCGACGTCGAGTTCGATTCCTTCCGCGACCCCTACACCGGCACCGTGTTCAATGGCAACACCGTGCCCTTCGTGCCCGAATATACCGGCAGCCTCGGCGCCCGTTACCAGTTCGCCTGCGGCTTCTACCTCGGAGCCTCCGCCCGCTTGGTCGGCCGCACGCACTTCGACTCCGCCAACACCCCGGGCTTCACCCAGGGCAGTTACGTCACCTGCGACGCCGAGATCGGCTACCAGGCCGAGCACTTCTCGGTCGCGCTATACGGCACCAACCTGCTCGACGAATCCTACTACACCTTCATCAACCCGCAGATCGTCGCCGGTTCGCCCGGCGACCCGCAGCAGTTCGGCGTCCGCGTCAGCACCACCTTCTGA